One Clupea harengus unplaced genomic scaffold, Ch_v2.0.2, whole genome shotgun sequence genomic window carries:
- the nsdhl gene encoding sterol-4-alpha-carboxylate 3-dehydrogenase, decarboxylating, with amino-acid sequence MATRIRPSSKRCAVIGGSGFLGRHLVEKLLEKGYTVTVFDIRQSYELPGVAFHVGDLCDKQALLTALQDVSLVFHCASPAPASDDRALFQKVNVDGTRIVIQACQERGVQKLVLTSSASVVFEGTDIKDGKEELPYAKKPIDYYTETKIQQEKLVLEACDKDKGFLTVAIRPHGIFGPQDPQLVPILVDTARRGKMKFIIGDGSNLVDFTFVENVVHGHILAAEHLKPDSPLCGKAYHITNDEPVRFWDFMSQVLVGLGYDAPRYHLPYQLVYGIALLLWLVALLLRPLVRIKPTFTPMRVALAGTHHYYSCARAKEDMGYRPPVSLKEGITRTVESYPHLRKGV; translated from the exons ATGGCCACTCGCATTCGACCA AGCAGCAAAAGATGTGCTGTCATTGGCGGGTCAGGGTTCCTTGGGAGACACCTGGTGGAGAAGTTGCTGGAGAAAGGGTACACAGTTACAGTGTTCGACATTCGGCAGAGTTATGAACTCCCTGGAGTGGCGTTTCATGTGGGGGACCTTTGCGACAAACAG gcttTACTTACAGCTTTGCAGGATGTTTCCCTGGTGTTTCACTGTGCATCTCCAGCTCCTGCCAGTGATGACCGTGCATTATTTCAGAAAGTCAATGTTGATGGCACCCGCATTGTCATACAAGCTTGTCAAGAGAGGGGAGTGCAG AAACTGGTTTTGACTAGTAGTGCCAGTGTGGTGTTTGAGGGCACTGACATAAAAGATGGGAAGGAGGAACTTCCATATGCGAAAAAACCCATTGACTACTACACTGAGACCAAGATTCAACAGGAAAAG CTGGTCCTTGAGGCTTGTGATAAGGATAAAGGCTTCCTCACTGTCGCCATTCGGCCCCATGGCATCTTTGGCCCTCAAGACCCCCAACTCGTGCCCATCTTGGTGGACACAGCTCGCCGCGGAAAGATGAAGTTTATCATTGG TGATGGCTCTAACCTGGTGGACTTCACCTTTGTGGAGAATGTTGTTCATGGGCACATTCTGGCAGCGGAGCACCTGAAACCAGATTCACCACTTTGTGGCAAG GCCTACCACATCACTAATGATGAGCCTGTGCGCTTCTGGGACTTCATGTCCCAGGTGCTAGTAGGGCTGGGTTATGATGCGCCGCGCTACCACCTACCCTACCAGCTGGTGTACGGCATCGCCCTGCTGCTCTGGCTGGTGGCCCTGCTGCTGCGGCCCCTGGTCCGCATCAAGCCCACCTTCACCCCCATGCGCGTGGCACTGGCTGGCACCCACCACTACTACAGCTGCGCCCGAGCAAAGGAGGACATGGGCTACCGGCCGCCAGTCAGCTTGAAAGAGGGCATCACCCGAACAGTGGAGAGCTACCCACACCTGCGGAAGGGAGTCTAG